The genomic DNA GCTTTGCTTTCCAAAGCGCTTCTGCTACGGTTAAACCAAATCCTTCCTTAAGAGACTTTTGAATAATTACATCTGATGCCCTTTGTAATGCATTTATCTCAATATCGTTGTGAGGCAAAAGCAAAATATGAATATCCTGCTCTTTCTTTGCCTTTTCGGAAACTTCCTCAAGAACTTTAATCCCCTCGGGGTCATCCCTTGCGGTTCCACCCGCCAAAATGAGTTGGCATTTGATATATCTTTTCACCTGTAAATACGCTTCAATTACGCCTAGAGGGTCTTTTAGACGGTCAAAACGGGATATCTGGGTAATAATCAACTTATCTTTTTTGATATTGTATTTTCTTAATACTGTATCTATTGTTTCCTGTGGTAATTCCTTGTTTTTATCGCTTAAAGGGTCTATAGAGGGAGAAATTAGAAATTGTCTGATTGGTAATTTCCGTGAGAAAGATGGAGCAGAAAACACGACTCCCTCATATTGTCTGATAAAATCCAAAAGAAATTCCCAAACCCTTTCATCAGGATTAGAGACATCAACATGACATCGCCAAAGCCATTTATTAGTGGTTTTCTTCTTTATTAAAGCAATTGGCTGCGGGTCATGGATGAAAACTATATCTCCATAGATATTAACATTTTTGATATTCTCCTGGCTTGTTTCCATAAATATCTCAAAATCCCTTTGGGTTATCTCTTCTGGCCTACCGTGTAAGGCATTGTGAAACTTCTTTGTTACTTCAAAGAACTGCTCACCGCCTTTTATGATGTCCCATCTAGTATCTACCCCCAATTCCTGCAATAAGAAAACCATGCGGTTCAGTATCTCGGCAACCCCACCGCCTACCGAAGTAGAATTTATATGCTGAATGACCTTACCTTTTAATCGCTCGCTTAGCAATCTTAAGTCGTCAATAATAGACTGTCCCACCAAAGGAATATATTCCTCTATTTTTGCCATTTATTTTTTAATTAGTTGAATGAGCGTTTTTCTTAAATCCTCTAAAGTGTGAGTGTAAGGGTCTAATCTTGAAATATTATCCGCCAATCTCTTATTGCCTAAAGAATTTTCTATCCAATTAGAAAAGTCATTAGTCGGTTTCTCAAGTCTAAGCCGTGCCTCAAAAATATGAAAATAAATAGAATCAATAGTAATTTTTTTTAAAATTTCCACAAATTCCTTTAAATCATAAGCTGTATAATTTGTCGGCAGAATAAAACTAACTGACTTGATAAAATGAAATTCTTCTTTGCTTCTGGCAAATTTTAATTTGGCAAGGGGGCTATCATTCAAATATTCCTCAATAGTTTGCGCAATCTTATCCCGCAAGCTGCGAATAGTTGGGTATTGTATCGTATCAATACTGGCAAGCTTTTCTCCCAGCTCATCCTCTCCGAGAGCCTCGGTTACCCAGTAAGCAAAATCATTTGGCGGCAGAGGAGAAAGATACTGATGCTGCTGCAAAAACTTATGGGTATGGTGATAAATGCAGGAACCAGGTACTTCCTTAATAAGGGTCAAAAGCTGATCTAAGGTAGCAGCTCTTAAGCCGGTCAGTTCCGATAAGTGCAATCTTGTGAAAAACCTAAATGGTTCTTTTGCTTTTATTAACTCTGACATAATTAATTATGGTGTATTTCCGAGATTAAATGCAAAAACCTGACTACTTCTTGCGTATTTCTCAAATAGTAATCTGCACCAGAAGTATGCGATTTTCCTACAAATATTGTTAACCCTTTTCTTTTTAATGCCTTAAAAGCTTCCTCATCGGTTGTATCATCACCGAGATAAATCGGTAAAATCCTCTTCTTGTCAAAAGAGAATTGCTTTCTGCTCAAAAGCCATAAAACAACCCTGCCCTTATCCCATTTAACCGCTGGTTTTATTTCATAAACCTTCTTTCCACAATCAACCTTTATTTTATCGGTATAGGAAGCTGTAACCTCAGAGATAATTTTCTCAAAAACAGGCATATCTTTTTTCCCAACTAGCCGATAATGAATACTTAAGGTCAATTCCTTATCCTCAATTAACACACCCTTTATCTTGGAAAGCCGTTTTCGCATATCATCAGCAATACGATGTATAACTGACTTTATTCTCAAAGAAACCCAGCTTTTAAATTTAATGCTCGGCCCTTCAATCTCCAAACCATGGTTACCAGCATAAATAATATCTTTTACTCCAACCGTATTTTTTATATCTTCCAATGACCTTCCGCTAATAATGCCTAAGGCATAATTTGACTTCTTTGATAATCTTTGCAATAATTCTTTGGTCTCTTTGGAAATAATTGCATCTTGAGGGGTTTCTACAATGGGAGTCAGTGTTCCATCGTAATCCAGCAAAAGTAATATAAAACGATTGCGTAGTAATTCTTCTATTTTGTTAAATTGGGTAAATAAATAATTCACATTTTAAGATTTTTGTATCTACTCACCTTCTCACCAAGTAATAAACCATATGAGATTTTTCTTCATATTTCAATCTTTGCAAATATCATGAGGTCCGATGTCTAAAAATAAAACCTCCTCGCTAGCTTAAGAAAATAAATTTTATTCTATAAAAATGGGTTATCCAGAATGCCCAACACCCTTTATTTTTTCCCGAGAGCTTATGGGTGTTTAATCGGGGGTCAAAAGGGTTTTCTCTAAAAATTTTTTCCTTCTCTTTTGCTTTTTCCTTAATCTGGTTTGGAAGTTTTTTGTAATGCTTTTCAAAAAGAGGTGAAACCTTAATTTCTCTGATTTTCATAAAAAAAGAATTAATCTAAATCAGCCAAAGATTTTATTGTTTTACACTTTTCTTCCCTGTATTCTTTTAATCCTTCTTCAACCAATTTATCCAGTTCAAGCGCCTCTTTTCCTTTTAAATAATAGGTTGGTATTGCTCTTTCACATAATCTTTGATATTCCTGTAAGGACAAAATTACAACCCCACCTTTTTTTGCACCCTTTCTTTTGAAATGGTTATTAAATTTTCACCCTTTCGATTAGCCATATAATTATTATATTTTTTTCAAATGATTATTGTCAATTCAAATCCCTTTATTGATATTACTATATCAAAATGCAACACTTAATTATAAATAAATACCAGGGACAGGCATCATTTTATTCTTTTTTTGGCCTTCGTAAATAGGCAATGCTTTAAGTTTCCTGCCTAATTGCTTCTCTAGCTTCTTTATAAAATTATCCTCTCCAATTAGATTACTGTCCCCCTTTATTCCCCTTTATTCATTCCTCTTTATTCATTCAGCTGTTGGTGGTCAGGTGCAGCGGTTAGTTAGGTGATTTTATACTATGCGTAAACGAGACGGCGACCTTTCGGTTCTGGTATAAAATCATTAAATTCCTTTGCCGTTTTTATCCAAAGTTGAATTGCATCTCTAACATTTTTTACTGCCGATTCATAGTTTTCTCCGTGCGCCATACATCCAGGAAGCTCTGGAACTTCTGCTATATAAGCATTATCTTCCTCACTCCAATATATTATTATCTCGTATCTATCCATCAATCTTGACCTCCTAATTTGTATTTCAATATCATATGCCGTACTTGTTTCACCTGATAGGATTTTGCTTTATTGCCATCTTTTTGTAAATTCGGGCGCTCTTCAATACCGGCTTTTCTAAATTTGTTAGACAAAAAACTTATACTCTATGCGTAAGTTTCTCTTGAATCCACAAATTAACTAATGTTTCTACAGATGCCCCCTGTTTTTTTGCTTGCTTTTCCAACTGAGTTAGCAAGTTACTTGCAATGGCAACAAAGGTGATTCGTTCTTCTGGTTTATACTCCAATTGTACTACATAAGAAGGATAATCTGCTACACTGTGACTATCCCAAAAATTTGAGGCTTCCTCAATAGTCATGTTATCAGGGATCTTATCTACCATATTGTTTACGCTCCTTTTTATCCATATCTCGTGCACTTATAACCAAGGCACGGCTACCAAGTTTGTGAATAAATATTACTGTTACATAACGGCCTGCATTAGTGCGCCCATACGCCGAATATACATTTTCACCCTCAATTTTCCCTTGTTCCAAAAATCGATATTGGGGTTTGTTAACAAATACCTGTTCTACCTCATCTTGAGTAATATGGTGCTTCTTTGCAAGTTTCTCTACGATTTTCTGTAGCCATATTATGCCACTAATTCTCATTGAAATATCTACTCATAGTTAATATTTTTGTCTAACGATAAAGTTCAGGTGCGGCGGGGAGAATTACCACAAAAGTTTGATAGCAAGATAAAACTTTGAGAGACCACAAAACTTTGACTACGGCATAGTCCCCCAGCGGTCAACTGCAACGCAGGGTTAGACAAAAGCTTTGATTCACTGTCTTTTCCTTTTTTCCTCTGCCTCAGCGAATTATTGTGCATTCTACATTCACGGTTTGACCCTAATATCTCCCCCAACGCTTGGTTAGCTCATGGATAATTTCAACATCTGGTAGATTTTCCCAAACTTGATTATAAGTTTTACTGTTTTGTAACAAATTAACAATTACAGGAAGTGGATCTGACCATACTTCTGGTAAATCAGCTTCACCTTCTAAGTTTATATGAAATGCTAAATGTTCTTTGGGAGGCTCAAATTGAGCATTTACGCCTTCTTTATTACCTCTTGGATCAACTCTATACCAACCTATCTTGGATAAATAAATTGCTGTTAATCCATGTAATACAAAAGGAGGACCATTATCATCGCGACTTAGCCTTTGATAACAAAAGCCAGAGGGAATTGAATTGGCCCGTAATAAGGCAACTAATAAATGGTTTTTTGCATAACAATACCCTGTGAGATGCTTTAAAACTTCAGATGCTTTACAAGTTACAGGATTTAGACAAAAATCACGGCTGTGTTTAATATTATCTCTTACCCATTCAAAGCAATGTTTAGAAATAGTATAGACATCTCCTCTTTGATTAGAGAATGCCTTTGCTTTTTCTAATATAGAGTGGTGCTTCCAATCAATTATCTCAGTTAATTTTAAATATTCATCCATATTTTTTGACCTAACCTATGATTATACTGCCTATTGGCAGTTTTATATTAGTGCATTATAAGTTAGGCTAGTTACAGAGTAGCATAAATAAAATATCCTGTCAAGAAAATTTTAGGAATATGGCTGTTAACTCCTTCTCTCTGTCTAATATTTGGTATAATACTTCAAACAGCTTCATATCTAAATTCTACCTCCTCTCTTTTTTCTCTAAAGATAATTTCCTCAAAGTGGTCAAAAATTCCCTTTCTTCCAAGAAGGTTAAATCCTACATTTAGCTTATCAGAAAAAGCAACAGGAGAGATGAACTTATGTTCTCCTATCTGCATCGGGAGGTTAAAGACATAGCCAGGGATAAAACTCCCATCTCCAACAATGAACATCTGTTTTCTTTCACTTTTGACTTCAAGTCCAAGGGCAAAGGCAAATTCAACATCAAAAATACTCATATATGCTCCAGAGTCTATATAAGCCTCAAGTTCAATTAAGGTTTTATTAGCACCGAAAAGGATTGCTGGAACTATAGGCATCATGCGAGATTTGTGTCTTTTATAGGGGAAGATTAGAGAATGCATTCTATTTCTTCTTCCTTTGGAATCGGTGATATTAAACAAACCTCTCCTGGAAATTTTTCCTTAGCCATCTTAAACATCTCTCTTACCTCATGCTTAGGACCAATACCCATCTTCTTCCCTTTAGCAATGACAATCCATTCACCACCATGGTTTTTTACCAATTCTTCAAAGTGGCTAGTAAAATATTCATCATTTAGGTCTTTATATCTCATTCTTTATTCCTCCCTTTTCTGCCTGCAATACAATAAGCAGAACTCATCATAGGTTTATGATACTACTTTTTTCCCTAAATGTCAATGTTTTTGTGCGACCTTTCTCACTAATTTTCATCCGCCAATTCTTTAAGATTAGATATACTGAAACAAAATTTGCATTTTGTGTTTTGCATTTTGCATTTATAAAGTAGTTTGGAAGAAAGAATTTTCCCCATATTTTTAAGTTTTTGTCTTATTGTTCACTTAAAAAACCTTAAGTAGTTACGATTTTTTAAGCGCCGTCAGTTCGGTAATAATATTACCTGCCCAGCGGTAGATATTATTTTCAGCAATAATCTTTCTCATATTATTCATCCGTTTCTTCTTCTCATTTACTGGCATTTCCAAAGTAAGCTTAATAGCCTCGGCAAATTCCTCAATGGCATAAGGGTTGAATTGGATAGCATCGGTTAATTCTCTTGCTGCACCGGTAAATTGGCTTAAGATAAGCGCACCAGCTAAATCTTTTTTGCTTGCTACATATTCTTTGGCAACAAGGTTCATCCCATCATGCAGGGAGCTGACAATACAGAAATCTGCCATTTTGTAAAAGGGCTTAATTTCTTCTGGGGAGAAATACCTTTTAAGGTAAATTATCGGCTTCCAGTTTCCCTCTGCATGCTTCCAGTTTTTCTTTTCTACTAACTCATCAATCTCTGACATAAGGTCGTGATAGCGTTTTATATGGACACGGCTGGGAGCAGCAAGCTGGACAAATACCACTTTCTTCTTATAATTTGGATATTTTTCAAAAAATCTATCAATCGCCAGCACCCTTTCAATGAGACCTTTTGTATAATCAATTCTATCCACGCCAACGCCAATAATTTTATCCTCTAAGTCAAAGTCTTTCTTTATCGTTTCTATTGCTTTTGTTAAATTACGCTCTTTAAAATCACCACTTACATATCCGTTAACACTGATTGGAAAAGCCTTTACAAAGGTTTCTTTATCCAGCCGGACAACGCTAAATTTCTCAATGTTCACTCTGGATTCAAGGAGTCGGTTTGCTGTGTCTAAGAAATTATTGCAATGGTTTTGCACATGGAAGCCAATCAAGTCACAGCCCAGCATTCCATCCAGGATTTCTTTTTGGTAAGGACAGATAGAAAATGCTTCCGCAGTAGGCCAGGGGATATGCCAGAATAAGGCAATCGTTGCATCAGGCCGTTTTTCTTTAATCATCCTGCCTAATAGCGTGAAATGGTAATCCTGAATAAACACAAAGGGATTCTTTGCCGGGAATTCCTCAAGGAGGCTGTTGGCAAATTTCTGATTTACCTTTTTATACACTTCCCAGTCCCCTTCTCTAAAAATAGGCCGGGTATGCGTATTATGGCAAAGAGGCCATAATCCTTCGTTGGCAAAGCCGTAATAATAGCCCTCCTCTTCCTCTTTGCTAAGCCATATTCGCTTAAGGATATAACGATTATCTTCGGGTGGCACGCCAAGTTTATCCTTTGAATTCACAAATTTTCTATCGGCATTGCCTCCTCCATGGGCTATCCATGTCCCTCCGCAGGCACATAGAATAGGGTGTAATGCGGTAACAACACCGCTTGCTGGCCTTATGCATTTGGTTATGCCTCTTGTTTCATCCAAAACATGCATATATGGCTCTCTATTTGAAACTACAAATAATGTATTTTCGCCCAATTTGGCATGAACTATATCCTTTAATTTAACCTCGGTCCAGGTTTCTTCCTTCTTTAAGCGCACTGAAGCCTCTTTGGAAATTGCCCTGCGTGCAACCCTAAGGTTCAATGCCACCTGTTCAACCTCGCTGGCAAGCTTACCCAGTTCTCCTTTTTCTTTAATAGGATGTGCTTTGTCTGTTTCGCCCTTCTGAAAATGCTTAAACCATTCGGTAAGATTGATAATCGGCAGAATAAATATGCGCCTTTGAATTAAAAGCATAATTAAGACAATTATTACCAATAAACTTACCAAAGAAATGCTGAAGCGCTTCCATAAGGAGGTTAATGTGGTAAAAACATAAGATGTATCATAGATAACCTCTGCCATACCTAAAACATTATTTTCTTCATCCATTACAGGCAGGATATAACTATATACAGAAGATTCTCTGAAATCCTCCAGAGCTCCCCGAGCGGTTTTATTAGTGAGCACCTCTGTAATATATGGCTTTGGTTTATCCTTGTAGTCAGAAATTCTGTCAGTAATGGCTAAAACTTCGCCATCTTTGTCATAAATTACGCAGCCTTGGAGCCTTTCTCTTTTCTGGAAACTTTCAACCAAGCGATTGATTGATCTTAAATCATTATTAATAAGAAATGTTCTGGCGGAAAACTCTAAGGTTTCATCAATGGCTTTGGCTTTCTTTTGGAGGTCATCCATCAATTTTTCTTGGGTAAAACGAACCTGCATAATGCCGAATATCGTAAAGCCAATAGCAACAATAAGCAAAATCGGCAAGATAAATAAAAGAATTCTCTTCATTTATTTAACTGATAACTCCTTGAATAATTGCGATGTTTGTCTTTTTTAGTTTTAAATTTTAAGTTTTTTCCTGCCATCTCTTATTTTTTGCTCTTTGCATAATAAAGATGATTACTACTATCCCTAAAATTAAGCGAATTATCCCTTTATTGCCTAAGATGAATCTGCCAATATAGGTGGCAGAAGCCCCTAATAAGACAAAGATGGATGAAAAGCCTAAGATGAATAGAACAGTGGCGATTAAGGTCTCCTTCAAACCCTTTCTTCCCTCAGAGGCTTGCAACTTGTCTACTGATAGCCCAGAGATAAAGGAGATATAGGCAGGGACAAGAGGCAGGACACAAGGGGAGAGGAATGACAATAGCCCGGCTCAAAAAGGCAATGAGTAAAGAGACATCATCCATCACTCTTTGAGGAGAGAATCTATTTCTTTCTCAAATACCTCTTTAGAACGATAACCTACAATCTTTGTTTCTATATTGCCTTCTCTGTCTATTATAAAAGTGGTTGGTATCCCTCTTATTCCACCAAAATCCTCTGTTACCTTTTGATTTCCCATAACAATAGGGTAGTTTATTCCCATCTTTTCTTTGAACTGCCTAACATTATCTGGGCTTTCGTCAAGACTAAGGCCTATGATCAGAAGCCCTTTATCCTTGTATTGGCTGTATAGCTGGATAAAATCAGGGATCTCCATCCTGCAGGGTGGGCACCAGGTTGCCCAAAAATCCAAGATTATCACCTTACCACTGAGTTCAGAAAGGGTTAAGGTTTCTCCATCTATGGTGGGTAAGGTAAAATCAGGTCCATTCCATATCTTTGCTTGATTTGAGGGTTCTTTCTCAGCCACCTGCTTCTCAGGTATCTGCTTCTCTTCAGCCATTTGTTTCTTCTCAGCCACTTGCTCCTTCTCAGCCACCTGCTTCTCAGCTATCTGCTGCTTCTCAGTTACCTGCTTCTCTTCGGGCTGGCTTTCCTTTTTCCCACAACAGCTGACCAAGATCAGAAGCCCGATCACTAACAATAATCTTTTCATCTTTACCACCTTAAACCTCTCCCTCCTCTTAAAACTTAAGAATCATTTTATCTTGTCATAAG from bacterium includes the following:
- a CDS encoding BrnT family toxin is translated as MRISGIIWLQKIVEKLAKKHHITQDEVEQVFVNKPQYRFLEQGKIEGENVYSAYGRTNAGRYVTVIFIHKLGSRALVISARDMDKKERKQYGR
- a CDS encoding cytochrome c biogenesis protein CcdA; this translates as MSFLSPCVLPLVPAYISFISGLSVDKLQASEGRKGLKETLIATVLFILGFSSIFVLLGASATYIGRFILGNKGIIRLILGIVVIIFIMQRAKNKRWQEKT
- the otsB gene encoding trehalose-phosphatase; the protein is MNYLFTQFNKIEELLRNRFILLLLDYDGTLTPIVETPQDAIISKETKELLQRLSKKSNYALGIISGRSLEDIKNTVGVKDIIYAGNHGLEIEGPSIKFKSWVSLRIKSVIHRIADDMRKRLSKIKGVLIEDKELTLSIHYRLVGKKDMPVFEKIISEVTASYTDKIKVDCGKKVYEIKPAVKWDKGRVVLWLLSRKQFSFDKKRILPIYLGDDTTDEEAFKALKRKGLTIFVGKSHTSGADYYLRNTQEVVRFLHLISEIHHN
- a CDS encoding CopG family antitoxin codes for the protein MVDKIPDNMTIEEASNFWDSHSVADYPSYVVQLEYKPEERITFVAIASNLLTQLEKQAKKQGASVETLVNLWIQEKLTHRV
- a CDS encoding type II toxin-antitoxin system mRNA interferase toxin, RelE/StbE family, whose translation is MKIREIKVSPLFEKHYKKLPNQIKEKAKEKEKIFRENPFDPRLNTHKLSGKNKGCWAFWITHFYRIKFIFLS
- a CDS encoding TlpA disulfide reductase family protein, which produces MKRLLLVIGLLILVSCCGKKESQPEEKQVTEKQQIAEKQVAEKEQVAEKKQMAEEKQIPEKQVAEKEPSNQAKIWNGPDFTLPTIDGETLTLSELSGKVIILDFWATWCPPCRMEIPDFIQLYSQYKDKGLLIIGLSLDESPDNVRQFKEKMGINYPIVMGNQKVTEDFGGIRGIPTTFIIDREGNIETKIVGYRSKEVFEKEIDSLLKE
- a CDS encoding transglutaminase family protein, whose amino-acid sequence is MDEYLKLTEIIDWKHHSILEKAKAFSNQRGDVYTISKHCFEWVRDNIKHSRDFCLNPVTCKASEVLKHLTGYCYAKNHLLVALLRANSIPSGFCYQRLSRDDNGPPFVLHGLTAIYLSKIGWYRVDPRGNKEGVNAQFEPPKEHLAFHINLEGEADLPEVWSDPLPVIVNLLQNSKTYNQVWENLPDVEIIHELTKRWGRY
- a CDS encoding trehalose-6-phosphate synthase, translating into MKRILLFILPILLIVAIGFTIFGIMQVRFTQEKLMDDLQKKAKAIDETLEFSARTFLINNDLRSINRLVESFQKRERLQGCVIYDKDGEVLAITDRISDYKDKPKPYITEVLTNKTARGALEDFRESSVYSYILPVMDEENNVLGMAEVIYDTSYVFTTLTSLWKRFSISLVSLLVIIVLIMLLIQRRIFILPIINLTEWFKHFQKGETDKAHPIKEKGELGKLASEVEQVALNLRVARRAISKEASVRLKKEETWTEVKLKDIVHAKLGENTLFVVSNREPYMHVLDETRGITKCIRPASGVVTALHPILCACGGTWIAHGGGNADRKFVNSKDKLGVPPEDNRYILKRIWLSKEEEEGYYYGFANEGLWPLCHNTHTRPIFREGDWEVYKKVNQKFANSLLEEFPAKNPFVFIQDYHFTLLGRMIKEKRPDATIALFWHIPWPTAEAFSICPYQKEILDGMLGCDLIGFHVQNHCNNFLDTANRLLESRVNIEKFSVVRLDKETFVKAFPISVNGYVSGDFKERNLTKAIETIKKDFDLEDKIIGVGVDRIDYTKGLIERVLAIDRFFEKYPNYKKKVVFVQLAAPSRVHIKRYHDLMSEIDELVEKKNWKHAEGNWKPIIYLKRYFSPEEIKPFYKMADFCIVSSLHDGMNLVAKEYVASKKDLAGALILSQFTGAARELTDAIQFNPYAIEEFAEAIKLTLEMPVNEKKKRMNNMRKIIAENNIYRWAGNIITELTALKKS
- a CDS encoding DUF5752 family protein — its product is MSELIKAKEPFRFFTRLHLSELTGLRAATLDQLLTLIKEVPGSCIYHHTHKFLQQHQYLSPLPPNDFAYWVTEALGEDELGEKLASIDTIQYPTIRSLRDKIAQTIEEYLNDSPLAKLKFARSKEEFHFIKSVSFILPTNYTAYDLKEFVEILKKITIDSIYFHIFEARLRLEKPTNDFSNWIENSLGNKRLADNISRLDPYTHTLEDLRKTLIQLIKK
- a CDS encoding type II toxin-antitoxin system HicB family antitoxin — its product is MDRYEIIIYWSEEDNAYIAEVPELPGCMAHGENYESAVKNVRDAIQLWIKTAKEFNDFIPEPKGRRLVYA
- a CDS encoding glycosyltransferase encodes the protein MAKIEEYIPLVGQSIIDDLRLLSERLKGKVIQHINSTSVGGGVAEILNRMVFLLQELGVDTRWDIIKGGEQFFEVTKKFHNALHGRPEEITQRDFEIFMETSQENIKNVNIYGDIVFIHDPQPIALIKKKTTNKWLWRCHVDVSNPDERVWEFLLDFIRQYEGVVFSAPSFSRKLPIRQFLISPSIDPLSDKNKELPQETIDTVLRKYNIKKDKLIITQISRFDRLKDPLGVIEAYLQVKRYIKCQLILAGGTARDDPEGIKVLEEVSEKAKKEQDIHILLLPHNDIEINALQRASDVIIQKSLKEGFGLTVAEALWKAKPVVASNVGGIPLQIKHKYSGLLCYSIEGAAFAIKQLLNSPEYARKLGENGREHMRNNFLLTRHLRDYILLFLSLYHKEDIVYL